Proteins encoded in a region of the Rhipicephalus sanguineus isolate Rsan-2018 unplaced genomic scaffold, BIME_Rsan_1.4 Seq841, whole genome shotgun sequence genome:
- the LOC119378468 gene encoding histone-lysine N-methyltransferase 2B, protein MYAYVIYKDGARAVVSHRLVRDFSPSSEKDISSGKNKMIYWREKKENGDGDLEDFFPGDVIELAESKQELARKVQKRRLRWPDHVFDDVVGVAPCKEELSNKERKKRKEVAKLKEMMAMTTNWPEDDEDGDEPEKDKKYARLEQEIISLRKKLAEERKRNRGLQDIVIKGMEKLLQKACCNHSCTNQQQKVPEPGAQGFCELLEQDWHAEDVGDDLTDSLQDTAPRAATPVPPPAPVAAAVAAPTPPPPPAPVAAPTPPPPQPAVLLTPPPPALTPVAPRAAMPLVAQPAVGDRPGNTAAQCSSEAETTQRNLGNGVTVSQEKWRYLMAQPKDSLFVREAAKAIWGIQNLYNRSITGTPCRRFLHKEAAGPSSVEKQALTPRKLDALRNAYEEHLKAHASNLPDTQRRRNMNRHLADLLKVLKK, encoded by the exons ATGTATGCTTACGTTATCTACAAGGACGGCGCCAGAGCCGTTGTGTCGCACCGACTGGTCAGGGATTTCTCTCCTTCGTCTGAGAAAGATATCTCAAGCGGCAAAAACAAAATGATTTATTGGCGCGAGAAGAAAGAGAACGGAGACGGCGATCTTGAGGATTTCTTTCCTGGGGACGTCATCGAATTGGCGG AATCAAAGCAAGAACTTGCACGGAAAGTGCAGAAACGCCGTCTACGCTGGCCGGATCATGTATTTGATGATGTCGTTGGGGTTGCCCCTTGTAAG GAAGAACtaagcaataaagaaagaaagaaaaggaaggaggtGGCCAAACTAAAAGAAATGATGGCCATGACAACGAATTGGCCTGAAGATGATGAAGATGGGGATGAGCCAGAAAAAGATAAGAAGTACGCTCGATTAGAGCAGGAGATTATTTCTCTCCGAAAGAAGTTagcggaagagagaaagagaaatcggGGCCTACAAGACATTGTGATCAAAGGAATGG AAAAATTGCTGCAGAAAGCATGCTGCAACCATAGCTGCACCAATCAGCAGCAGAAG GTACCAGAGCCAGGTGCACAGGGGTTTTGTGAGCTACTGGAGCAGGACTGGCACGCTGAAGATGTGGGAGATGACCTGACCGACAGCCTTCAAGATACG GCACCACGTGCTGCAACACCAGTGCCACCACCAGCaccagtagcagcagcagtagcagcaccaacaccaccgccaccaccagcaCCAGTAGCAGCAccaacaccaccgccaccacaACCAGCTGTGCTGCTGACACCACCACCGCCAGCTCTGACACCAGTGGCACCACGTGCAGCAATGCCACTGGTTGCACAGCCAGCAGTAGGAGACAGACCAGGAAATACTGCAGCTCAGTGCAGCTCTGAAGCAGAGACTACCCAG AGAAACCTTGGGAATGGCGTTACAGTCTCACAGGAAAAGTGGCGCTACCTGATGGCCCAGCCCAAAGATTCCCTTTTTGTGAGGGAAGCAGCGAAGGCAATATGGGGGATCCAGAACCTGTACAACAGGAGTATCACGGGCACCCCATGTCGCCGTTTCCTTCACAAGGAGGCGGCTGGGCCATCAAGCGTCGAAAAACAAGCGCTGACGCCTAGGAAGCTGGATGCCCTGAGGa